The following are encoded in a window of Chitinivibrio alkaliphilus ACht1 genomic DNA:
- the gyrB gene encoding DNA topoisomerase (ATP-hydrolyzing) subunit B, whose amino-acid sequence MGENNYNAENIKSLKGLEAVRKRPAMYIGSTSSAGLHHLVYEIVDNSIDEALAGYCDTIDVTIHRDNSITIQDNGRGIPVDYHEEEGMSALELVVCTLHAGGKFDNSNYKVSGGLHGVGVSCVNALSAKFYAEVYRNGTIYAMHFVRGEKTEELQEIGTTDKTGTIITFTPDHEIFETLEYSFDILSQRLRELAFLNKGITINLFDEREADKEHHFSYPGGLVSFIEYLDENKHPLHEEPVHFIYTGKDDAGEDLEIEVAFQYNDTYKENIFSFANNINTREGGTHLTGFRQGLTRALTKYIDDNGLLKTKNIKISGEDLREGMTAVISVKLTDPQFEGQTKQKLGNSGVTKLVAQNVRENLVTYLEENPQIAKKIVEKSINSAVAREAARKARQLARRKSVMDGGGLPGKLADCSEKDPAKSEIFIVEGDSAGGSAKSGRSRETQAILPLKGKIINVEKARPDKVIANDEIQAMIQAFGTGFGEDFNMSKLRYHKIIIMADADVDGAHISTLLLTFFFRHMPELIESGYVYKSCPPLYKAKAGKKEEFLFNDAALEEFKQRHPNQKVTYQRFKGLGEMNPDQLATTTMNPETRKVLQVRLEDVVEADRIFTMLMGEEVPPRRKFIEDNAKKVSNLDI is encoded by the coding sequence ATGGGGGAAAACAATTACAACGCCGAAAATATAAAGAGCCTGAAGGGGCTTGAGGCAGTTCGCAAGCGACCTGCCATGTACATCGGTAGCACCAGTAGTGCCGGCTTACACCATCTTGTTTATGAAATTGTGGACAACTCCATTGATGAGGCCCTTGCTGGATATTGTGATACAATTGATGTAACAATACACCGGGATAATTCAATTACCATACAGGACAATGGCCGCGGTATTCCTGTGGATTACCACGAAGAGGAGGGCATGTCCGCCCTTGAACTGGTGGTGTGTACACTCCACGCAGGTGGTAAATTTGACAATTCAAACTACAAGGTGTCCGGTGGTCTGCACGGGGTTGGTGTTTCCTGTGTGAACGCTCTTTCGGCTAAATTCTATGCCGAGGTTTATCGTAACGGTACGATATATGCCATGCATTTTGTGCGCGGTGAAAAAACCGAAGAATTACAAGAGATTGGCACAACTGATAAAACAGGAACAATCATCACCTTTACCCCCGATCATGAAATATTTGAAACCCTTGAGTACAGTTTCGATATCCTTAGCCAACGTCTGCGTGAACTTGCCTTCCTCAACAAGGGTATTACCATCAACCTTTTTGATGAACGTGAAGCTGACAAGGAGCATCACTTCTCCTATCCGGGTGGGCTTGTCTCATTTATCGAATACCTCGATGAAAACAAGCATCCTCTACACGAAGAACCCGTTCATTTTATCTATACGGGGAAGGATGACGCTGGTGAAGACTTAGAAATAGAAGTGGCATTTCAGTATAATGATACCTATAAAGAAAACATCTTTAGTTTTGCTAACAATATTAACACCCGCGAAGGTGGTACGCACCTCACGGGGTTTCGCCAAGGACTGACTCGAGCTCTTACGAAATACATTGATGATAATGGACTTCTCAAAACAAAGAATATTAAGATAAGCGGTGAAGATCTTCGTGAAGGCATGACTGCGGTTATCAGCGTTAAGCTTACGGACCCGCAATTTGAAGGGCAGACAAAACAGAAACTTGGAAATTCAGGTGTCACAAAACTTGTTGCGCAGAATGTTCGGGAAAACCTTGTTACCTACCTTGAAGAAAACCCGCAGATCGCAAAGAAGATCGTTGAAAAAAGTATAAACTCTGCCGTAGCCCGTGAAGCTGCACGAAAAGCACGACAACTGGCTCGACGAAAGAGTGTCATGGATGGTGGTGGCCTTCCGGGTAAACTTGCAGACTGCTCTGAAAAAGACCCGGCGAAATCTGAAATTTTTATTGTTGAGGGTGATTCTGCAGGCGGGTCAGCAAAATCAGGACGCTCCCGTGAAACTCAGGCCATTCTTCCTCTTAAAGGAAAGATTATCAACGTTGAAAAAGCACGACCGGATAAGGTTATTGCCAACGACGAAATACAGGCCATGATACAAGCCTTTGGCACGGGGTTTGGTGAAGATTTTAACATGAGCAAATTACGCTATCATAAGATTATTATCATGGCTGATGCTGACGTTGATGGAGCCCACATTAGTACCCTCCTGCTCACCTTTTTCTTCAGACACATGCCAGAGCTCATTGAAAGCGGCTATGTGTACAAAAGTTGCCCGCCTCTCTATAAAGCAAAGGCCGGAAAAAAGGAAGAGTTCCTCTTTAATGATGCTGCCCTTGAAGAGTTTAAACAACGTCACCCAAATCAAAAGGTAACGTATCAACGCTTTAAAGGCTTGGGGGAAATGAATCCAGATCAATTGGCCACCACAACCATGAATCCGGAGACACGAAAGGTTCTCCAAGTTCGTTTGGAAGATGTGGTAGAAGCTGATAGAATCTTCACCATGCTCATGGGGGAAGAAGTTCCGCCTCGACGAAAATTTATTGAAGACAATGCCAAGAAGGTGAGTAACTTAGATATATAA
- the surE gene encoding 5'/3'-nucleotidase SurE, with protein MLLTNDDGYAAEGIQELFSTLSESYIAHIIAPEKEQSGKSHSFTYREGVAYTTTDAGYIVQGTPADCVKIGLATLLDEPPDLVISGINHGSNLGIAGFYSGTVGAAREGVFWRIPAIAISAPSKGAASMKSLAKRAHQLIMTLDAQGLLRPRSRHLYNINFPSAKTDQNQWKFCRQSLAYYNDSYETKDHMGVPLHFVTGKMVEIEEDISYDIRANACGYTTVTPLTIDATCMDTINATATINLHNSFDKETT; from the coding sequence ATACTTCTAACAAACGATGATGGATACGCTGCAGAGGGCATTCAAGAACTTTTTTCAACCCTTTCAGAGTCATATATAGCGCATATTATTGCTCCGGAAAAAGAACAGAGCGGGAAAAGTCATAGCTTTACCTATCGGGAAGGCGTGGCCTATACCACTACAGATGCCGGGTATATTGTGCAGGGGACTCCTGCAGATTGTGTCAAGATCGGCTTGGCAACTCTCCTCGATGAACCGCCTGACCTCGTTATCTCTGGAATCAACCACGGAAGCAATCTTGGCATTGCGGGCTTTTATTCCGGTACTGTCGGTGCGGCTCGTGAGGGGGTGTTTTGGCGCATTCCGGCCATCGCAATATCCGCCCCTTCAAAGGGAGCTGCCTCAATGAAAAGTCTTGCAAAACGGGCTCATCAATTAATCATGACCCTTGATGCACAGGGGTTGCTCCGTCCACGAAGCCGGCATCTGTACAACATCAACTTTCCCAGTGCAAAAACAGATCAAAATCAGTGGAAATTTTGCCGTCAGAGTCTTGCCTACTATAACGACAGTTACGAAACAAAAGATCATATGGGAGTTCCTCTGCACTTTGTGACAGGAAAAATGGTTGAAATTGAAGAGGATATTTCCTATGATATTCGGGCCAATGCCTGCGGATATACCACAGTTACACCACTTACCATTGATGCAACCTGCATGGACACCATCAATGCTACAGCTACTATTAATTTGCATAATTCCTTTGACAAGGAGACTACATGA
- the gyrA gene encoding DNA gyrase subunit A, with product MSDHLNDSYLLIEDEMKRSYLDYSMSMITSRALPDVRDGLKPVHRRVLFAMGELNLSHTRSYKKSARVVGDVIGKYHPHGDSAVYDTLVRMAQDFSLRYPLVDGQGNFGSIDGDSAAAMRYTECRLTKSAEDMLDDLEKDTCDFQANYDESTEEPKVLPAKVPQLLLNGSTGIAVGMATNMAPHNYLELRSAIQQYIKDPDIDIEDLIRTVPGPDFPTGGIIYGRKGIYDAYKTGRGKVLMRARAEVEESGGREQIIITEIPYMVNKTTMLEKIVEQVRNGKIDGISFVRDESDRKGMRIVIGIKKDSFGDIVLNKLYKYTQLQSTFGINNLALVDGQPQLLNLKELISHFVKHRFSVITRRTEFELRKAEARAHILEGLLVAVDNIDEIVKIIRGSDNDEQAQQSLMDRFSLTEIQSKAILDMRLRRLTGLQRLELEEEFKKLQEQIADLKDILANESRVYAIISDDLDTLAEHKEYRGARKTSIVDSTAEVSLEDMIPDEDMVITMSHEGYVKRTSAKTYRTQGRGGRGVKGMDSKDSDFIETMFVASAHSNLLFFTNFGRCYSIKVYAIPETGRQSKGRPLVNIIDFLPDEKIAACIPVKEFTEEHYIVQTTQKGTINKQSLGAYAKIRRTGINSVNMDEDDRLVSVSLCTNDAYIVIATLQGKAIRVSAETVRPLGRNTRGVRGISLREGDHVIGTVTLTSEEQEILTVTENGFGKRTALSEYRVTNRGGVGIINIKQSPRNGSVVSVMAPDPEGDILIITRKGIIIRTEVAHISTTGRNTLGVKLINLAEDDAVIDVTSCTKEEEDSSGDDSLNTEETPVTEE from the coding sequence ATGAGTGATCATCTCAATGATTCGTATCTTCTCATTGAAGATGAAATGAAACGGTCCTATCTTGACTACTCCATGAGTATGATAACTTCACGGGCATTACCCGATGTGCGGGACGGGTTAAAACCAGTGCACCGTCGCGTACTCTTTGCCATGGGAGAACTGAACCTTTCTCATACACGAAGTTATAAGAAAAGTGCCCGTGTTGTTGGTGACGTTATCGGTAAATATCACCCCCATGGTGACAGTGCTGTATACGACACCCTTGTACGTATGGCCCAAGATTTCTCGCTTCGCTACCCCCTCGTAGATGGCCAGGGAAACTTTGGCTCCATTGATGGCGACTCTGCTGCCGCAATGCGGTATACCGAGTGTCGTCTCACAAAAAGTGCTGAAGATATGCTTGATGATTTGGAGAAAGACACCTGCGATTTTCAAGCCAATTATGATGAATCAACGGAAGAGCCTAAGGTGTTGCCTGCAAAGGTCCCGCAACTTCTCCTCAATGGTTCTACGGGGATTGCCGTTGGTATGGCGACAAACATGGCTCCCCATAACTACCTGGAACTTCGCTCGGCTATCCAGCAATATATTAAGGACCCCGATATTGATATCGAGGATCTTATCAGAACTGTTCCCGGCCCAGATTTTCCCACGGGTGGTATTATTTATGGGCGAAAAGGAATTTATGATGCCTATAAGACAGGTCGGGGGAAAGTATTAATGCGCGCTCGCGCAGAGGTTGAAGAAAGTGGTGGCCGTGAGCAGATTATTATCACGGAAATCCCCTACATGGTCAATAAAACAACCATGCTTGAAAAGATTGTTGAGCAAGTACGCAATGGTAAAATTGACGGCATATCCTTTGTACGTGATGAGTCAGACCGAAAGGGAATGCGCATCGTTATCGGTATCAAAAAAGACTCCTTTGGAGATATCGTTCTCAATAAACTCTACAAATATACGCAGCTTCAGAGCACCTTCGGTATTAACAATCTTGCCCTTGTAGATGGCCAACCGCAACTTTTAAATCTTAAAGAACTAATATCTCATTTCGTAAAACATCGTTTTTCTGTGATTACCCGTCGTACCGAATTTGAGTTAAGAAAGGCTGAAGCCCGCGCCCACATACTTGAGGGATTACTGGTAGCGGTAGATAACATTGATGAGATTGTCAAGATCATTCGCGGTTCTGACAACGATGAGCAAGCACAACAATCTCTCATGGACCGGTTTTCTCTTACAGAAATTCAGTCGAAGGCAATATTGGACATGCGCCTTCGCCGACTTACGGGACTTCAGCGCCTTGAACTTGAAGAGGAATTCAAAAAACTTCAAGAACAAATTGCGGATCTTAAAGATATATTGGCAAATGAGTCCCGTGTGTATGCTATTATCTCAGACGACTTGGATACCCTTGCTGAGCATAAGGAATACCGTGGTGCACGAAAAACATCCATTGTTGATTCTACGGCAGAAGTATCCTTGGAAGATATGATTCCCGATGAGGACATGGTTATTACCATGAGCCATGAAGGGTATGTAAAACGAACATCTGCCAAAACCTACCGCACACAGGGACGAGGCGGACGTGGGGTAAAAGGGATGGATTCAAAAGATTCCGATTTTATCGAAACAATGTTTGTTGCCTCTGCTCATTCGAATCTCCTGTTCTTTACGAATTTCGGACGATGTTATTCCATCAAAGTCTATGCAATTCCTGAAACAGGACGCCAATCGAAGGGACGCCCCTTGGTGAATATTATTGATTTTCTGCCCGATGAGAAAATAGCTGCGTGTATCCCCGTAAAAGAATTTACCGAGGAACACTATATTGTTCAAACAACGCAAAAAGGAACAATTAATAAACAGAGTCTTGGTGCCTATGCGAAAATCAGACGAACTGGTATTAACTCCGTAAATATGGATGAGGATGATCGTCTGGTATCAGTATCCCTTTGTACCAATGACGCGTATATTGTCATAGCAACCCTCCAGGGGAAAGCCATACGTGTTTCAGCAGAGACGGTTCGGCCCCTTGGGCGCAATACCCGTGGCGTACGCGGTATCAGCCTCCGTGAAGGAGATCATGTTATCGGTACCGTAACCCTCACGTCGGAAGAGCAGGAAATTCTTACGGTAACGGAAAATGGTTTTGGCAAACGCACGGCCCTCTCCGAGTATCGTGTTACTAATCGTGGTGGTGTCGGCATTATTAATATCAAACAGAGCCCACGTAATGGCAGTGTGGTGAGTGTCATGGCCCCTGATCCAGAGGGTGACATTCTTATTATCACACGGAAGGGTATTATTATCCGTACGGAAGTAGCTCATATTAGTACTACCGGACGTAATACCCTAGGGGTAAAATTGATTAATCTAGCTGAAGATGACGCTGTAATTGATGTAACGTCCTGTACAAAGGAAGAAGAAGACTCATCTGGAGACGACTCCCTCAATACAGAGGAAACACCCGTTACAGAAGAATAA
- a CDS encoding response regulator — MKICIIDDSEEITDLLRDYLAVSDIDCTVDTYNNPEEAIKYLKGCHDTDILITDMHMGKVSGLDVIKATGQRAIKMVISGNISETEILHLETMNIKFYDKPINIKELLNDISHTGIT; from the coding sequence ATGAAGATATGTATAATTGATGATTCTGAAGAGATCACCGACCTTTTACGTGACTATTTGGCTGTTTCAGATATAGACTGTACCGTCGACACATATAACAATCCTGAAGAAGCAATCAAATATCTCAAGGGGTGTCACGACACGGATATCCTCATAACAGATATGCACATGGGTAAAGTATCCGGATTAGATGTAATCAAAGCGACAGGACAGAGGGCCATAAAGATGGTTATCTCAGGGAATATCTCGGAAACAGAAATTCTGCACCTTGAAACGATGAATATAAAGTTTTATGATAAACCAATCAATATCAAAGAGTTATTGAACGACATCAGCCATACTGGAATCACCTAG
- the uvrA gene encoding excinuclease ABC subunit UvrA: protein MNKNIEIIGANEHNLKNVSVTIPRDSLTVISGLSGSGKSSLAFDTLYSEGQRRYVESLSSYARQFLGLREKPDVQSIEGLSPAISIEQKTTGHNPRSTVATITEIHDYLRLLYSSIGIPHCYSCGKILQSQTVQEICDKLMDFSDGTKFQLLAPAVLGKKGEHREVFEELRKEGFLRVLVDDTSFLLDESVSLEKNRKHSIFVVIDRLVVKEGVARRLTDSLETALSLSCNNSVYIDFPTDDRSRMVFSEKLACPDCSVSFESIEPRNFSFNSPFGACPKCNGLGRIMEVDPSLVVPRDTVSLSRGAIDPWRGAKKHTLWSRRLLKRLCTVFDIDMTVPWKELSKKEQELILFGNKGREVPLKGHRKPYEGVVPNLLRRYKETESEFIRSWIESYMSSKTCPTCQGKRLSKESLSVFVGGIDIGTLSSYTIRRVKEFFTTLELSPKEEHISRQILREIHSRLDFLLNVGLEYLSLNRMAQTLSGGEAQRIRLATQIGSRLTGVTYILDEPSIGLHPRDNSKLLATLFALRDLGNTLIVIEHDQETLERADWLIDIGPRAGIHGGEVVAAGTPSTVMTVEASLTGAYLSGKRAISLPVTRRSFSDKKLTVYGAQGNNLKHITASFPLGVLTCVTGISGSGKSTLVNQTLYPLLAREVSKAKVTPLSYERIEGVEHIDKVIDIDQSPIGRTPRSNPATYTKIFDYIRDLFAQLPESKMRGFTKGRFSFNVKGGRCEACKGDGVMRIEMNFLPDVFVECEVCHGKRYNRETLMVQYKGKSIADVLEMTVEEALSFFEAQPLIYRRLEVLERVGLGYIHLGQPATTLSGGEAQRIKLAAELTKVSTGKTLYILDEPTTGLHFEDIRLLLAVLQALVEKGNTVIIIEHNLDVIKCADHIIDIGPEGGEKGGSIVCSGTPEDIAACAESATGAYLAPLL from the coding sequence ATGAATAAAAATATTGAAATAATTGGGGCTAATGAACACAATCTAAAAAATGTGTCTGTTACAATCCCACGCGATTCCTTAACAGTTATTTCGGGGCTTTCCGGCTCTGGGAAGTCATCTCTGGCCTTTGATACGCTGTATTCTGAGGGACAGCGAAGATATGTTGAGTCCCTTTCATCCTATGCGCGCCAGTTTCTTGGACTACGGGAAAAACCGGATGTGCAATCGATTGAAGGACTTTCTCCGGCAATATCTATTGAGCAGAAAACAACGGGGCACAACCCCCGATCAACCGTCGCGACCATTACGGAAATTCACGACTATCTTCGCTTACTTTACTCCTCAATTGGAATCCCACACTGTTATTCCTGCGGGAAAATTCTGCAAAGTCAAACCGTGCAAGAGATCTGTGACAAACTCATGGATTTTTCTGACGGGACGAAATTTCAATTGCTTGCTCCTGCGGTATTAGGAAAAAAAGGCGAACACCGTGAGGTTTTTGAAGAACTACGTAAAGAGGGGTTTCTTCGCGTTCTTGTTGATGATACATCCTTTCTTCTCGATGAATCTGTGAGTTTGGAAAAGAATCGTAAACACTCAATTTTTGTTGTGATAGATCGTCTCGTGGTAAAGGAGGGGGTAGCACGGCGCCTTACTGATTCCTTAGAGACGGCCCTTTCCTTGAGTTGTAATAATTCTGTATATATTGATTTTCCTACCGATGATCGATCACGCATGGTCTTTTCTGAAAAACTTGCCTGTCCTGATTGTTCTGTGAGCTTTGAGAGTATTGAGCCACGAAACTTTTCATTTAACTCTCCCTTCGGGGCGTGTCCAAAATGCAACGGTCTTGGAAGAATTATGGAGGTGGATCCTTCTTTGGTAGTACCGCGGGATACGGTGAGTCTTTCCCGGGGAGCCATCGATCCTTGGAGAGGTGCCAAGAAACATACTCTCTGGAGCCGCAGGCTTTTAAAACGGCTCTGTACAGTTTTTGATATTGATATGACAGTTCCGTGGAAAGAGCTATCAAAGAAAGAGCAGGAACTAATCTTATTTGGCAATAAGGGACGTGAAGTGCCCTTGAAGGGGCATCGAAAGCCTTACGAAGGGGTTGTCCCCAATCTTCTACGACGATATAAAGAAACAGAGTCTGAATTTATTCGTTCATGGATTGAGTCATACATGAGTAGTAAAACCTGTCCAACATGTCAGGGAAAGCGTTTATCAAAGGAGAGTCTTTCTGTCTTTGTTGGGGGAATAGATATAGGAACACTCTCTTCATATACCATTCGTCGAGTAAAGGAGTTTTTTACAACCCTAGAGCTTTCTCCGAAGGAGGAGCATATTTCCCGGCAGATTCTTCGGGAGATTCATTCGCGCCTTGATTTCCTCTTGAATGTAGGGTTGGAGTATTTATCTCTCAACCGTATGGCTCAGACCCTTTCTGGAGGAGAAGCACAACGTATTCGCCTGGCAACTCAGATTGGTTCTCGTCTCACGGGGGTAACCTATATTTTAGATGAGCCGAGTATCGGTTTGCATCCTCGGGATAATTCAAAGCTTCTTGCGACCCTTTTTGCTCTCCGTGATCTTGGCAATACGCTTATTGTTATTGAACATGATCAAGAGACTCTGGAGCGGGCTGATTGGCTCATCGATATTGGGCCTCGTGCAGGAATCCATGGGGGAGAGGTCGTTGCGGCGGGAACCCCCAGCACTGTTATGACGGTGGAAGCATCGCTCACCGGTGCGTATCTTTCCGGTAAACGTGCTATTTCTCTGCCGGTTACACGGCGGAGCTTTTCTGACAAGAAGCTTACTGTTTACGGCGCTCAGGGTAATAACTTGAAACACATTACCGCTTCATTTCCTCTTGGGGTATTAACCTGCGTCACGGGTATATCAGGATCGGGAAAAAGTACTCTTGTGAACCAAACCCTCTATCCGTTGTTAGCGCGGGAGGTATCCAAAGCAAAGGTAACTCCCCTTTCATACGAACGGATAGAGGGGGTTGAGCATATCGATAAGGTCATTGATATCGACCAATCACCCATTGGGCGTACTCCTCGTTCAAACCCCGCTACGTATACAAAGATCTTTGATTATATTCGAGATCTTTTCGCCCAGCTGCCGGAATCAAAAATGCGCGGGTTTACCAAGGGGCGTTTCAGCTTTAATGTAAAGGGTGGACGATGCGAAGCGTGTAAGGGTGATGGTGTAATGCGCATAGAAATGAATTTTCTTCCCGACGTCTTTGTTGAGTGCGAGGTGTGTCATGGGAAACGGTATAATCGTGAAACATTAATGGTACAGTATAAGGGAAAATCCATCGCCGATGTGCTGGAGATGACCGTGGAAGAAGCCTTGTCTTTTTTTGAAGCACAGCCGCTTATTTATCGACGCTTGGAGGTGCTCGAGCGGGTTGGCCTTGGCTATATCCATCTTGGTCAACCAGCAACAACCTTATCGGGAGGTGAGGCCCAGCGCATAAAGCTTGCGGCAGAGTTAACCAAGGTTTCTACGGGAAAGACTCTCTACATACTTGATGAACCAACCACGGGGCTTCATTTTGAAGATATCCGTCTTCTCCTGGCTGTGCTCCAGGCTTTGGTTGAAAAAGGAAATACCGTTATTATCATCGAACATAATCTTGATGTGATAAAATGCGCAGATCATATTATTGATATTGGCCCTGAGGGGGGTGAAAAGGGGGGGAGCATCGTATGTTCTGGTACTCCCGAAGACATTGCTGCATGTGCTGAATCGGCAACTGGTGCTTATCTTGCGCCACTTCTCTAG
- a CDS encoding response regulator, producing the protein MHYTILLIDDEKTIRSFLSRFFETQNYTYSLAESGECALELMSNHSYDLVIMDMHLEDFHGAELFPHIRDKQPRIPVLITSGYTEERDLASILQDENTKYLSKPFRLTDIKHHITNLLS; encoded by the coding sequence TTGCATTATACAATACTATTAATAGACGATGAAAAAACAATACGCTCTTTCTTGAGTCGCTTTTTTGAAACTCAAAACTACACCTACTCCCTTGCCGAATCAGGAGAATGTGCCCTTGAACTTATGAGTAATCATTCCTATGATCTTGTGATTATGGATATGCACTTGGAGGATTTTCATGGAGCAGAGCTCTTTCCACACATTCGTGACAAACAGCCGCGAATTCCTGTTCTTATCACAAGTGGATACACGGAAGAACGGGATCTTGCATCGATTCTTCAAGATGAGAATACGAAATATCTTTCAAAGCCATTCCGCCTTACAGATATAAAACACCATATCACAAATCTCCTCTCATAA
- a CDS encoding ectoine synthase: protein MIVRRLQEDVLGTEREVKAPNGNWTSRRLSLKDDGMGFSFHDTLIHAGTETYIWYKNHLEAVYCVGGKGEIEDLTTGKVHPIEDGTLYLLNGHEKHYLRAEEEMRLICAFNPPLSGREVHTKEGYYPVDES from the coding sequence ATGATTGTTCGTCGACTCCAGGAAGATGTGCTTGGTACAGAGCGTGAAGTAAAAGCACCAAATGGAAATTGGACCAGCCGTCGCCTTTCTTTAAAGGATGACGGTATGGGGTTTTCCTTTCATGACACCCTGATACACGCCGGAACTGAAACATATATCTGGTATAAAAACCATCTAGAAGCTGTATATTGCGTTGGTGGGAAGGGTGAAATTGAAGATCTTACAACGGGAAAGGTACATCCTATTGAAGATGGTACTCTGTATCTCTTAAATGGGCATGAGAAACACTATCTGCGTGCAGAAGAAGAAATGCGCCTTATCTGTGCGTTTAATCCGCCCTTGTCTGGCCGTGAGGTACATACAAAGGAAGGATATTATCCGGTGGATGAGTCGTAG
- the ectB gene encoding diaminobutyrate--2-oxoglutarate transaminase has protein sequence MEIFNTLESEVRGYIRSFPVVFDTAEGSQMVDEDGKTYLDFFAGAGTLNYGHNPEKATAAMIEHLTEKRVVHGLDKATKVKRSFMETFNSLILEPRNLEYKFQFTGPTGTNATETAMKLARIATGRSTIVAFTNGYHGHTMGALAVTGNESYRDESYDNRGSVSHMPFDGFLGDMDTLRVFERYLEDSGSGLDTPAAVIVETVQGEGGIKVASTEWLQKLEKLCRKYEILLIIDDIQVGNGRTGKFFSFEEAGIVPDMVCLSKSLGGGLPMALLLFRPDLDKWEPGQHTGTFRGNNLAFAASVQLLQEYWADDSFEKEIFRKGELMRSRLQKMADKYPEHIAEIRGRGMVWGIEMKNPADAGTFSKINFSHNLITETCGSKDDVLKLLPALTISDELLNEGLDIMEKSLSELVGGEA, from the coding sequence ATGGAAATTTTTAATACCCTTGAGTCAGAAGTTCGCGGATATATCCGCTCTTTTCCCGTTGTATTTGATACGGCGGAAGGTTCTCAAATGGTTGATGAAGATGGAAAAACATATCTGGATTTCTTTGCCGGTGCAGGTACACTGAATTATGGTCACAACCCCGAAAAAGCAACTGCTGCCATGATTGAGCATCTTACGGAAAAGCGGGTTGTACATGGTCTTGATAAGGCAACGAAGGTAAAGCGTTCCTTTATGGAAACCTTTAACTCTCTTATCTTAGAGCCGCGTAATCTTGAATATAAGTTTCAATTTACCGGTCCCACGGGTACCAATGCTACGGAAACTGCTATGAAGCTTGCTCGTATTGCCACGGGACGTTCCACTATTGTTGCTTTTACCAACGGCTATCATGGTCATACCATGGGGGCTCTTGCGGTTACGGGAAATGAGTCCTATCGTGATGAATCGTATGATAACCGAGGTAGTGTGAGTCACATGCCCTTTGATGGTTTTTTAGGTGATATGGATACCTTACGTGTGTTTGAACGCTATCTTGAAGACTCTGGTAGTGGTCTTGATACCCCTGCAGCAGTTATTGTTGAAACAGTACAGGGTGAAGGTGGGATCAAGGTTGCAAGTACAGAGTGGCTCCAAAAGCTTGAGAAGTTGTGCCGGAAGTATGAAATACTTCTTATTATTGACGATATTCAAGTTGGAAATGGACGTACGGGAAAGTTTTTTAGCTTTGAAGAAGCTGGTATTGTACCGGATATGGTGTGTCTTTCAAAATCTCTCGGGGGAGGACTCCCCATGGCCCTACTTCTGTTCCGCCCAGACTTAGATAAGTGGGAACCCGGACAGCATACCGGTACGTTCCGCGGAAACAACCTGGCCTTTGCTGCATCGGTACAATTGCTCCAAGAGTATTGGGCTGATGATTCCTTTGAGAAAGAGATTTTCCGCAAGGGTGAGTTGATGCGTTCTCGTTTACAGAAAATGGCTGACAAATACCCTGAACATATTGCAGAAATTCGTGGTCGTGGTATGGTATGGGGTATTGAGATGAAGAACCCTGCAGATGCGGGAACATTTTCAAAGATCAACTTTTCGCACAATCTGATTACCGAAACCTGTGGATCGAAAGACGATGTATTAAAGCTTCTTCCAGCTCTCACCATTTCTGATGAGCTCTTGAATGAAGGTCTTGATATTATGGAAAAATCACTATCTGAGCTTGTTGGCGGGGAGGCGTAA
- the ectA gene encoding diaminobutyrate acetyltransferase, with the protein MGLDATITYRQPEFSDGLSVARLIEACPPLDLNTTYYYYMMCRDFAATSVIAELDGEICGYISAYFRPEAPQTLFVWQVAVSSAARGKGLAGKMLDWIVSSQSKDIAAIETTITASNTASQAVFKKYAAAKNASISKEPFLTASDFGAGDHEAEDLYTIQL; encoded by the coding sequence ATGGGACTTGATGCCACTATCACCTATCGTCAGCCGGAATTTTCCGACGGTCTTTCCGTGGCTCGTCTAATAGAAGCGTGCCCACCTTTGGATCTCAATACCACCTATTACTACTATATGATGTGTCGTGATTTTGCCGCGACCTCCGTTATTGCAGAGTTGGACGGAGAAATATGTGGGTATATATCAGCGTATTTTCGCCCAGAAGCGCCGCAAACACTTTTTGTGTGGCAAGTTGCCGTATCTTCTGCTGCTCGTGGAAAGGGGCTTGCGGGGAAAATGCTCGATTGGATTGTTTCTTCGCAATCAAAGGATATTGCTGCCATAGAAACCACTATTACCGCTTCGAACACGGCGTCTCAGGCAGTGTTTAAAAAGTATGCGGCGGCAAAAAATGCTTCAATCTCAAAAGAGCCCTTTCTTACGGCATCTGATTTTGGTGCAGGTGATCATGAGGCAGAGGATTTATACACAATACAACTGTAA